A single region of the Synechococcus sp. HK05 genome encodes:
- a CDS encoding O-methyltransferase encodes MNLTNTQRALKLAGALLRQPQNTPLYLLSNLSSSRHSPLAQHLPWWSFDAIREADRRFPGKRIFEWGSGGSTLRYAKKAAKITAIEDDAAWLAAVEEALQRHGVADRVTLRHLPFNFDRPENFAGSAYCQAMNAGDWDVVIIDGQDKSFRERITCFRQAEPLMKPGSIILVDDFWRYEELLASNCAQSVRVFESVGPCRIGVTSTAMFFY; translated from the coding sequence ATGAATCTCACTAACACCCAGCGTGCCTTGAAGCTAGCCGGAGCACTGCTTCGCCAACCCCAAAATACCCCCCTCTATTTGTTAAGTAATCTTTCGTCTTCGCGGCATTCACCACTCGCGCAACATCTGCCCTGGTGGAGTTTTGATGCAATCCGTGAAGCTGATCGAAGGTTTCCCGGTAAGCGTATTTTCGAATGGGGCAGTGGTGGTTCCACCCTGCGTTATGCCAAAAAGGCTGCCAAAATCACAGCTATCGAAGACGATGCTGCTTGGCTTGCCGCTGTCGAGGAGGCGCTTCAGCGTCATGGTGTTGCTGATCGAGTAACCCTGCGCCATCTTCCTTTCAACTTTGATCGCCCAGAGAACTTCGCTGGCTCCGCATACTGTCAGGCCATGAATGCTGGCGACTGGGATGTGGTGATCATCGACGGGCAGGATAAGTCATTCCGTGAGCGCATCACCTGCTTCCGGCAAGCCGAACCACTGATGAAACCCGGCAGTATCATTCTCGTTGATGACTTCTGGCGTTACGAGGAGTTACTTGCGTCCAACTGTGCCCAGTCTGTCCGGGTGTTTGAGTCTGTTGGCCCATGCCGGATTGGCGTGACAAGCACTGCGATGTTCTTCTACTAA
- a CDS encoding glycosyltransferase codes for MLAASNFKLLRLIPSLNPEGGGPAEGVRQITPHLDALGVSTTVASLDPPDATWLQDQLFQAIGLGPGAGGYGYRRDLPARMLDLAQSHDAVIIHGLWQYHALAAWRALRGTGIPYFVYPHGMLDPWFKRTYPLKHLKKWAYWPWADYRVLRDANTVLFTTEQERLLARQSFWLYRANEVVVGYGTSAPPADAERQRAAFLERFPHLRGQRILLFLSRIHPKKGVDLLIEAFAAVASRDHALQLVIAGPDQVGLQAGLQQRAAALGIADRITWPGMLSGELKWGAFRCSELFCLPSHQENFGIVVAEALACGLPVSIAEPVNIATDVAAADAGIVHADTAAGTTSALHQWLAMAPAAQAEMGERGRQLFADRYDFASVARALLPLLDQSFISHSSS; via the coding sequence GTGCTTGCTGCGTCTAATTTCAAGCTCCTCCGATTAATCCCCTCCCTCAACCCTGAAGGCGGTGGTCCAGCTGAAGGTGTCCGCCAGATCACGCCGCATCTCGATGCTCTGGGTGTCTCCACCACTGTGGCCAGCCTGGACCCCCCTGATGCCACCTGGCTGCAGGATCAGTTGTTTCAGGCCATCGGCCTCGGCCCGGGCGCTGGTGGCTACGGCTACAGGCGTGATCTGCCCGCCCGTATGCTCGACCTGGCGCAGAGTCACGATGCGGTGATCATTCACGGCCTCTGGCAGTATCACGCCTTGGCCGCTTGGCGCGCTCTGCGGGGCACCGGCATTCCCTATTTCGTGTATCCCCACGGGATGCTCGATCCCTGGTTCAAGCGAACCTATCCGCTCAAACACCTGAAGAAATGGGCCTATTGGCCTTGGGCGGACTACCGGGTGCTGCGTGATGCCAATACTGTGTTGTTCACGACCGAGCAAGAGCGGTTGCTGGCAAGGCAGTCGTTCTGGCTGTATCGGGCGAATGAAGTTGTCGTGGGCTACGGCACCTCGGCGCCTCCAGCGGATGCGGAGCGGCAGCGTGCCGCCTTTCTGGAGCGCTTTCCCCATTTGCGCGGCCAGCGCATCCTCCTTTTTCTCAGCCGGATCCATCCCAAAAAGGGGGTCGACCTACTCATCGAGGCTTTTGCAGCCGTGGCCTCCAGAGACCATGCTTTGCAGCTGGTGATCGCCGGACCGGATCAGGTGGGTCTGCAGGCTGGCCTGCAACAACGCGCCGCAGCGCTGGGCATCGCCGACCGAATCACCTGGCCCGGCATGCTCAGCGGTGAGCTCAAGTGGGGTGCCTTCCGCTGCTCCGAACTGTTCTGCTTACCGTCGCACCAGGAGAACTTCGGCATCGTGGTGGCAGAAGCGCTGGCTTGTGGCTTGCCGGTGTCGATTGCCGAGCCGGTGAATATTGCTACTGATGTGGCCGCAGCTGATGCCGGGATCGTTCATGCCGACACCGCCGCTGGCACTACCTCAGCCCTGCACCAGTGGCTGGCGATGGCACCGGCTGCCCAAGCTGAGATGGGCGAGCGCGGCCGGCAGTTGTTTGCAGATCGATACGACTTTGCTTCTGTGGCAAGGGCTCTGTTGCCCTTGCTCGACCAATCATTCATCTCCCATTCCAGTTCATGA
- a CDS encoding glycosyltransferase family 4 protein has product MNILLTSNRFHPDIGGIEGISDLLARSFVAAGHAVRLVTQSPGSVDEDHALFLFPVFRQLSSCELLAAYRWADVVFQNNLEVRQLWPSLFIRKPVVIGLQTWIRDVDGERGAVQRVKQWSLSRASTVIACSEAIRVDSCRHAVVIGNPYRSRLFRLLPELERQRSIVFVGRLVSDKGVDMLLRAFAALHRPQWRLSIVGDGPERKVLQALSQELQLGNSVSFLGAMQGEQLVRLLNQHELMVVPSRWREPFGVVALEGLACGCVVLASDGGGLPDAVGPAGLLFKRGDEVDLTRKLAQLMDDAPMRAMLRARTPAHLEAFQQQAVCDRYLAVLEEAFSSR; this is encoded by the coding sequence GTGAATATTCTTCTCACCTCAAATCGCTTCCACCCTGACATCGGTGGGATCGAGGGGATTTCTGATCTGCTTGCCCGCTCCTTTGTTGCTGCTGGGCATGCTGTGCGGTTGGTGACCCAATCGCCAGGCTCTGTAGACGAAGACCACGCCCTGTTCCTATTTCCTGTCTTTCGCCAACTTTCGTCGTGTGAGCTTCTGGCAGCATATCGATGGGCAGATGTGGTGTTTCAGAACAACCTGGAAGTTCGCCAGCTCTGGCCTTCGCTGTTCATCAGGAAGCCGGTAGTGATCGGTTTGCAGACTTGGATCCGAGACGTGGACGGCGAGCGCGGTGCCGTCCAGCGCGTGAAACAGTGGAGCCTGAGCAGAGCCAGTACGGTGATCGCCTGCAGCGAAGCCATTCGCGTCGATTCCTGCCGGCACGCAGTGGTGATCGGGAATCCATATCGCAGCAGGCTCTTTCGCTTGCTGCCTGAGCTCGAACGCCAGCGGAGCATTGTGTTTGTCGGCCGATTGGTGAGTGACAAGGGCGTCGACATGCTGCTGAGGGCCTTTGCCGCTTTGCATCGGCCACAATGGCGGCTGAGCATCGTGGGCGATGGACCCGAACGCAAGGTTTTGCAGGCGCTCTCTCAGGAGCTTCAGCTCGGCAACTCCGTGTCGTTCCTGGGGGCTATGCAGGGTGAGCAGTTGGTCCGCCTTTTGAATCAGCATGAACTGATGGTGGTGCCCTCCCGCTGGCGCGAACCTTTCGGAGTGGTGGCGCTGGAAGGCCTGGCTTGCGGATGCGTGGTGCTCGCTTCTGACGGCGGCGGCCTGCCGGACGCCGTGGGCCCAGCCGGTCTGCTTTTCAAGCGCGGGGATGAGGTTGACCTCACCCGGAAGCTGGCGCAATTGATGGATGATGCCCCGATGCGTGCCATGCTTCGCGCCCGTACGCCTGCCCACCTGGAAGCGTTCCAGCAGCAGGCGGTGTGTGATCGCTACCTGGCGGTGCTCGAAGAGGCCTTCAGTAGTAGGTAA
- a CDS encoding ABC transporter ATP-binding protein gives MQPLWQALSPRRRRQLLSLQILSLAAAAGEVANLGALLPVLRLLANPTKGLKALGPLATPLRALPEQHLLLSLGMGFVLVVALSTTLRVITIRSQLRLAALIAADLGEQVFAAVLQKPFSWHLEHNSSTVLAHVTKDIDQVSGGIQALLLVLVNFAIVLLLGGSLIALAPGLMPIIGFLMAGFYLLVFSFTRGTLTADGQRLTSNYQSTLQVVQESLGGIRDVLIESSQPFFLEAYRGRNRSYRLAAAAINTKAQVPRYMIEGFAVVLIVGLALTLALRGQSIEQQLPLLGTLALGAYRLLQPLQQCFSGLSSLQVNQSPLQRLQPFLCGPHLTQTGQISPALRLPATTNAAPLLKLHQLSFRYSPEGPWVLRDLELAIQPGERIAFVGSTGSGKSTTSDLILGLLEPTQGRLLVYGQDLQATPGLLAAWQRRVGHVPQSIYLSDASFASNIAFGVPEAQIDERRVRQAAEQAQIAELIESSSEGYATVVGERGVRLSGGQRQRIGLARALYKQAELLVLDEATSALDNYTEELVMAAIEALNRQITVILIAHRLSTVQRCDRILVLEHGRIVGLGSYGELLAGNSVFQLLARRRELFSA, from the coding sequence TTGCAGCCCCTCTGGCAAGCCCTGAGCCCCCGCCGGCGGCGCCAGTTGCTGAGCCTGCAGATCCTCAGCCTGGCGGCAGCAGCCGGTGAGGTGGCCAACCTTGGCGCACTCCTGCCCGTGCTCCGGTTGCTGGCCAACCCCACGAAAGGCCTGAAAGCCCTTGGGCCCTTGGCCACCCCGCTGCGGGCGCTGCCGGAGCAACACCTTCTGCTCAGCCTGGGGATGGGCTTTGTGCTGGTGGTGGCGCTGAGCACCACGCTACGGGTGATCACGATCCGCTCCCAGCTGCGGCTGGCGGCACTGATTGCAGCAGATCTTGGCGAGCAGGTGTTCGCGGCGGTGTTGCAGAAGCCCTTTTCCTGGCATCTGGAGCACAACAGCAGCACTGTCCTCGCTCATGTCACCAAAGACATTGATCAAGTGAGTGGCGGAATTCAGGCGTTGCTTCTCGTGTTGGTGAACTTCGCGATTGTATTGCTCCTGGGTGGCTCGCTGATCGCCCTGGCACCGGGCTTGATGCCCATCATCGGTTTCCTGATGGCTGGGTTCTACCTCCTGGTGTTCAGCTTCACGCGGGGGACGCTGACAGCCGATGGGCAACGGCTTACCAGCAATTATCAGAGCACCCTGCAGGTGGTGCAGGAAAGTCTTGGTGGCATCCGCGATGTGCTGATCGAATCCAGTCAGCCTTTTTTTCTGGAGGCTTATCGGGGCCGTAATCGCAGCTATCGGCTCGCCGCGGCTGCGATCAACACCAAGGCACAGGTACCGCGCTACATGATCGAGGGCTTTGCGGTTGTACTGATCGTGGGTCTTGCCCTCACGCTGGCGCTGCGAGGCCAGAGCATCGAGCAGCAACTGCCTCTGCTAGGCACCTTGGCTTTGGGCGCTTACCGTTTGCTCCAGCCGCTGCAGCAGTGTTTCAGTGGGCTGAGCAGCCTTCAGGTCAATCAGTCGCCGTTACAACGACTGCAGCCGTTTTTGTGTGGGCCCCATCTCACTCAGACAGGGCAAATTTCCCCAGCGCTGCGGCTCCCAGCCACAACCAACGCGGCTCCTCTGCTAAAGCTGCATCAACTGAGCTTCCGATATAGCCCGGAAGGCCCATGGGTCTTGCGCGATCTGGAGTTGGCGATTCAGCCTGGCGAGCGGATTGCCTTTGTGGGCAGCACAGGCAGTGGCAAAAGCACTACCAGCGATCTGATCCTGGGATTGCTTGAGCCCACGCAGGGGCGACTGCTGGTGTATGGCCAGGATCTGCAGGCCACACCGGGACTATTGGCGGCCTGGCAGCGGCGAGTGGGCCATGTGCCCCAGAGCATCTATCTGAGCGATGCCAGCTTTGCGTCCAATATTGCCTTTGGTGTGCCGGAAGCGCAGATCGATGAGCGTCGGGTGCGCCAGGCGGCAGAACAGGCTCAGATTGCCGAGTTGATCGAGAGCAGTAGCGAGGGCTACGCCACTGTGGTGGGTGAGCGGGGGGTACGACTGAGTGGCGGACAGCGGCAGCGGATCGGTCTGGCGCGAGCGCTCTACAAGCAAGCCGAGCTGCTTGTGCTTGACGAAGCAACCAGCGCACTTGATAACTATACGGAAGAGCTGGTGATGGCTGCGATTGAGGCGCTCAACCGTCAGATCACGGTGATCCTAATCGCTCACCGCCTCAGCACCGTGCAGCGCTGCGATCGCATCCTCGTGCTGGAGCATGGGCGCATCGTCGGTCTCGGCAGCTACGGCGAGTTGCTGGCAGGTAATAGCGTTTTCCAGCTTCTGGCTCGCCGGCGCGAGCTGTTCAGCGCCTGA
- a CDS encoding acyltransferase → MTNAVRGLQLVGKALIVPLPWPLKRLLLQRLFGYQLHRTARIGLAWIYPCMLRMAAGSRIAALTVAVNLDALELGEQASIGRSNWITGFPTGTASPHFAHQPDRRAELSLGDHAAITKNHHVDCTNRILIGPHTTIAGYHSQLLSHAIDLHYNRQHSEPITIGAYCFVGSSCVILGGSVLPDHCVLGALSLLNKPHTEAWGLYAGQPARRLKNIDPRAAYFSRSTGLVV, encoded by the coding sequence ATGACCAACGCAGTTCGTGGCTTACAGCTGGTTGGCAAGGCCTTGATCGTGCCGCTGCCCTGGCCCCTGAAGCGACTGCTTCTCCAGCGCTTGTTTGGTTACCAGCTTCATCGAACGGCACGGATCGGCCTGGCCTGGATCTACCCATGCATGCTGCGCATGGCTGCAGGATCGCGGATTGCAGCCCTCACGGTGGCAGTGAACCTGGATGCGCTCGAGCTCGGCGAGCAGGCCTCGATCGGCCGCAGCAATTGGATCACCGGATTCCCCACCGGCACCGCCTCCCCCCACTTTGCCCACCAGCCCGACCGCCGCGCCGAGCTATCTCTTGGTGACCATGCCGCCATCACAAAGAACCACCACGTTGATTGCACCAACAGGATCCTGATCGGTCCTCACACCACCATCGCTGGCTATCACTCTCAGTTGCTTAGCCATGCGATCGACCTGCATTACAACCGCCAGCACAGTGAGCCGATAACCATCGGTGCCTACTGCTTCGTGGGTAGCAGCTGCGTGATCCTCGGCGGCAGCGTGCTGCCCGATCACTGCGTGCTTGGAGCCCTTTCTCTACTCAACAAGCCGCACACAGAGGCGTGGGGCCTCTACGCAGGTCAGCCAGCCCGGCGCCTGAAGAACATCGATCCCAGGGCTGCCTACTTCAGCCGCAGCACCGGCCTTGTGGTCTGA
- a CDS encoding glycosyltransferase: MRLFSLTFTISPLALSMNSDKNHHLRLAFLCGSLEPGCDGVGDYVRTLALELQKLGHLCLCIAINDRYVGQADSIRPEPFSSSGLLVLRFSSSSPWVERFTHLSNQLAYFEPDWISLQFVPYAFHDKGLPIQLRSGLAKISSRANWNIMIHELWVDPSVNLAYLLISKIQKIVVCRLISSLAPKALHASNPYYQLLLQRAGLAPIILPLFSNISLVSGLDEVAKKGSVWIFVFFGAIHPEWEPMHLLGAIASVSQDLQLSQCLFLSIGNSGAHGQRLWTDLERQDYPLFRFQMLGKLSKNQISSLLKNSDFGITTVPSHLLGKSGSVAAMIAHGLPVIVPRLSSKSKAWDHELKASGRFVLFDSDFEAALLKARKYPPHDQLPLTARQFIEDLRSPA; encoded by the coding sequence ATGCGTTTGTTCTCATTGACTTTCACGATATCACCCTTGGCTCTATCAATGAATAGTGATAAGAATCATCACTTGAGGTTGGCATTTCTATGCGGTTCCCTGGAGCCCGGCTGTGATGGTGTTGGTGATTATGTAAGGACCCTAGCCCTTGAACTTCAGAAGCTCGGTCATCTCTGTCTATGCATTGCGATCAACGATCGCTATGTAGGCCAGGCTGACAGCATTCGCCCAGAGCCATTCAGTTCATCTGGCTTATTGGTCTTACGCTTTAGTTCTTCATCTCCATGGGTAGAGCGTTTCACTCACCTTTCCAACCAGCTCGCTTATTTTGAGCCCGATTGGATCAGCCTTCAGTTTGTTCCCTACGCCTTTCATGATAAAGGCCTGCCCATTCAGCTCCGGAGTGGTCTCGCGAAAATTTCCTCCAGAGCTAATTGGAATATTATGATTCATGAATTGTGGGTAGATCCAAGTGTCAATCTTGCATATCTCTTGATTTCGAAGATTCAGAAAATTGTCGTATGCCGGTTGATCAGTTCATTGGCTCCCAAGGCTCTTCATGCTTCTAATCCGTATTATCAGCTTCTCCTTCAGCGTGCCGGATTGGCGCCAATAATCCTGCCTTTGTTCAGCAATATATCTCTGGTTAGCGGGCTGGACGAGGTGGCAAAAAAGGGCAGTGTCTGGATATTTGTCTTCTTTGGTGCTATTCATCCTGAATGGGAGCCGATGCATCTGCTGGGTGCAATTGCGTCAGTTAGCCAGGATCTGCAACTTTCGCAATGCTTGTTTTTGTCAATAGGAAATTCCGGTGCTCATGGGCAGAGGTTATGGACAGATCTCGAGCGGCAAGATTACCCGCTCTTCCGCTTTCAAATGCTAGGAAAACTTTCCAAGAACCAGATTTCCTCTCTTTTGAAGAATTCTGATTTTGGCATCACTACAGTGCCTTCGCATCTACTGGGTAAAAGTGGATCTGTTGCTGCCATGATTGCCCACGGTCTGCCTGTGATCGTTCCCAGACTTTCCAGCAAGAGCAAGGCGTGGGATCATGAGCTGAAGGCAAGTGGCAGGTTTGTGTTGTTCGATTCCGATTTTGAAGCAGCCTTGCTGAAGGCTCGAAAGTATCCACCCCATGATCAGCTGCCACTCACAGCTCGGCAATTCATCGAGGATCTTCGTAGCCCTGCGTGA
- a CDS encoding sulfotransferase family 2 domain-containing protein: protein MIYSPRYHFLFCHVPKTGGSSMRRALLPFRSWRETSLASRALRKLPVLGQTALLYDYANRPHTTCSKALKSLGRESFAKLKRFAICRDPLDWLFSCYKFFLLGGSSIKGSLRPSPSSFEVYIDQMLELGDDKPSQAMMVCDYQGRLLVDRIGLYHRLDDFYEDLKGYLKVRLPPLQHLNHNPFMSRASVPHISTELLAKIQAGWCADWEIWELAQSVSGKSVAGCQIRGSFRSSLGIESYDPWGAFSWTSGNAV from the coding sequence ATGATCTACTCGCCTCGATACCATTTTCTCTTCTGCCATGTGCCCAAGACCGGAGGCAGTTCAATGCGCAGAGCACTTCTTCCTTTCAGGTCATGGCGCGAAACCTCGCTAGCCTCTCGAGCCCTTAGGAAGCTGCCAGTGCTTGGTCAAACGGCATTACTTTATGACTATGCGAATCGTCCACACACCACTTGCTCCAAAGCACTGAAATCGCTTGGGCGAGAAAGCTTCGCCAAACTCAAGCGATTTGCCATTTGCCGAGATCCGCTGGACTGGTTATTCTCTTGCTACAAGTTTTTTCTGCTTGGAGGCTCATCGATTAAGGGCAGTCTGAGACCATCTCCCTCTAGCTTTGAAGTTTATATTGATCAAATGTTGGAGCTAGGAGACGACAAGCCATCCCAAGCCATGATGGTATGTGACTATCAAGGGCGTCTTTTGGTTGACCGTATTGGCCTCTATCACCGATTAGACGATTTCTATGAGGATCTTAAAGGTTACCTAAAGGTAAGATTGCCACCCTTACAGCACCTAAACCACAATCCCTTTATGAGCAGGGCTTCAGTGCCGCATATCTCCACTGAGCTGTTGGCAAAGATTCAGGCTGGTTGGTGTGCTGATTGGGAGATTTGGGAGCTTGCTCAATCTGTCTCTGGAAAGTCCGTCGCCGGCTGTCAGATCAGAGGATCTTTTAGGTCAAGCTTAGGCATAGAGTCCTACGATCCGTGGGGGGCGTTTTCTTGGACCAGTGGGAACGCTGTGTAA
- a CDS encoding polysaccharide pyruvyl transferase family protein, translating to MNNISSIEKIRLYAWGFPSGRLDEKSSPLNVIRYAKEKIRYTARGHFHNFGDYMSFYIAKALSFAPVRLVPPFRSGKLLAIGTILNALENSDIVWGSGARSYDSINQRENVNICAIRGPLTRRALLNAGIQLPVGFSRYFDPAILFPLIQSILHPQCEPYSDPQEQILVIPHYNEYNMMMNEFRKDHPPGFKLIHPFLHPEVIAYEIMTSSRVLSSSLHGIILADAYSVPVHPFVSSESSFKYLDYYEGTGRSVSSFKSSWREALDASPPASPSFSSVYLRRCLSTYPFQLALPFRKLIMTPHKVS from the coding sequence GTGAATAACATTTCAAGCATTGAAAAAATACGCTTATATGCCTGGGGATTTCCATCTGGAAGGCTTGATGAAAAATCCAGTCCTCTTAATGTTATTCGATATGCAAAAGAAAAAATCAGATATACAGCAAGAGGTCATTTTCATAACTTCGGAGACTACATGTCTTTTTATATCGCTAAAGCATTGTCTTTTGCGCCTGTTCGCTTGGTGCCACCGTTTCGAAGTGGCAAGCTATTAGCTATTGGAACCATTTTGAATGCGTTAGAAAATTCTGATATTGTTTGGGGGTCTGGTGCCCGTTCGTATGATTCTATTAATCAGCGTGAAAATGTTAACATTTGTGCTATTCGCGGCCCCTTGACTAGGCGAGCTTTGTTGAATGCTGGCATTCAGCTACCTGTAGGCTTTTCAAGATATTTTGATCCCGCTATTCTATTTCCACTCATACAGTCGATCTTGCACCCTCAATGCGAACCTTACTCGGATCCCCAAGAGCAAATCCTGGTAATACCCCATTACAATGAATACAATATGATGATGAATGAATTTCGCAAAGATCATCCGCCTGGTTTTAAGTTGATTCATCCCTTTCTTCACCCTGAGGTCATTGCTTATGAGATAATGACATCTTCACGTGTTCTTTCTTCGTCATTGCACGGCATTATTTTAGCCGACGCATACTCTGTGCCTGTGCATCCATTTGTTTCTAGTGAGTCCTCATTCAAATATCTTGATTATTATGAGGGAACAGGTCGTTCGGTTTCATCGTTTAAGTCTTCTTGGCGAGAAGCACTTGACGCAAGTCCGCCGGCCTCCCCTTCCTTTTCCTCTGTCTATTTAAGAAGATGTTTGAGTACATACCCGTTCCAGCTTGCATTGCCATTCCGAAAGTTGATCATGACTCCGCACAAAGTCTCTTGA
- a CDS encoding glycosyltransferase family 1 protein — MPTNQNQITTIHRILVVGNYPPDHLQSMERYAKLLVRLYASHGDVRLVRPPVLVGGLSGLPPLARKYLAYIDKLLIFPLWLYFTARRFQLVHIADHSNGFYAFCSPPRRCIVTCHDLLAVRAAMGDAAAACDTSPIGIWLQRLIMAGLRRSGRLLFVSQATLADYQRLGGGPPGQRNAVIPNSINAPFTADPEELPLSHAERSQLPAEPYLLMVGSALPRKNRALALQVLQQLGTAVPYRLVFAGAPLSPAEEAFRRSHPLGYRLLSLVRPSHALLNQLYCRAHALLFPSISEGFGWPVVEAQVCGCPVIASTTTSIPEVAGTGAFYADPHDATAFSRHVLALEDPYSRASLIREGFRNARRFAPELIEQAYLSFAFS; from the coding sequence GTGCCAACTAATCAAAACCAGATCACCACCATCCACCGCATCCTGGTGGTAGGCAACTACCCGCCTGATCATCTGCAAAGCATGGAGCGCTACGCCAAGCTGCTGGTGCGCCTCTACGCCTCCCATGGGGATGTCCGGCTGGTGCGGCCGCCGGTGCTGGTGGGGGGCCTGTCCGGTCTTCCGCCGCTGGCGCGCAAGTATCTCGCTTACATCGACAAACTGCTGATCTTTCCCCTCTGGCTCTACTTCACTGCCCGCCGCTTTCAGTTGGTGCATATTGCTGATCATAGCAATGGTTTTTACGCCTTTTGCTCTCCGCCCCGGCGCTGCATCGTCACCTGCCACGATCTGCTTGCCGTGCGCGCTGCCATGGGCGATGCTGCTGCTGCCTGTGATACTTCGCCGATCGGCATCTGGCTGCAGCGCTTGATCATGGCCGGGCTGCGGCGCAGCGGACGCCTGTTGTTCGTGTCGCAGGCCACCCTGGCGGATTACCAGCGGCTCGGTGGCGGCCCCCCAGGCCAGCGCAATGCGGTAATTCCCAACTCCATCAATGCTCCCTTCACGGCCGATCCCGAGGAGTTGCCGCTCAGCCACGCCGAACGATCCCAGCTGCCCGCAGAGCCCTACCTGCTGATGGTGGGATCGGCGCTGCCCCGCAAAAACCGTGCCCTGGCCCTGCAAGTGTTGCAGCAACTCGGTACTGCTGTTCCCTACCGGCTGGTCTTCGCTGGTGCCCCGCTCAGTCCAGCAGAGGAGGCATTTCGCCGCAGCCATCCCCTTGGCTATCGCCTGCTCTCGCTGGTGCGCCCCAGCCATGCCCTGCTTAATCAGCTCTACTGCCGAGCTCATGCCCTCTTGTTCCCTTCCATTTCCGAGGGGTTCGGCTGGCCGGTGGTGGAGGCTCAGGTGTGTGGGTGCCCGGTGATTGCCAGCACCACCACCTCGATCCCCGAAGTGGCCGGCACGGGCGCTTTCTATGCCGACCCCCACGACGCCACTGCCTTCAGCCGCCATGTGCTTGCCCTTGAGGACCCCTACTCCCGCGCTTCCTTGATCCGCGAGGGCTTTCGCAACGCCAGGCGCTTTGCCCCCGAGTTGATCGAACAGGCTTACCTGAGCTTCGCCTTTTCATGA
- a CDS encoding glycosyltransferase family 4 protein, translated as MQRLRSVYAYEDSALCTFQAAERLGLRRIYDLPIGYWRSAQQIFQEERELKPEWACTLTGLNDSRAKLERKDLELQLADLVVVPSEFVLSTLVEHGATAAPIAVVPFGSPQPLAEPPPPLSAGPLRVLYVGSLGQRKGLSYALDAVNSLGSQVSLTLVGKVTASHCRPLVVALEHHHWIETLPHSQILEQMRQHDVLLLPSLFEGYALVITEALSQGLPVITTPNSGGMSSVRDGVEGFIVPIRDSLAIAERLQLLIDDRDHLAAMRLACLKRAADLSWSCYHAKLIDSLTQILDPT; from the coding sequence TTGCAGCGCCTCCGTAGTGTGTATGCCTATGAAGACAGTGCTTTATGCACTTTTCAGGCTGCTGAGCGCCTGGGCCTGCGCCGGATTTACGACTTGCCGATCGGCTACTGGCGTTCTGCCCAGCAGATTTTTCAAGAGGAGCGTGAGCTCAAGCCCGAATGGGCTTGCACCCTCACCGGCCTGAACGACAGCCGCGCCAAGCTGGAGCGAAAGGATCTCGAACTTCAGCTGGCCGATTTGGTGGTTGTGCCTAGCGAGTTCGTTCTTTCTACCCTTGTAGAGCACGGTGCTACGGCCGCACCAATTGCCGTTGTTCCGTTTGGATCACCGCAGCCACTGGCTGAGCCCCCCCCGCCCCTCAGCGCTGGCCCGTTGCGGGTGCTCTATGTGGGGTCCCTTGGCCAGCGCAAGGGCCTCTCCTACGCCCTCGATGCCGTGAATTCCCTTGGCAGCCAGGTTAGTCTCACTCTGGTCGGGAAGGTCACGGCGTCGCATTGTCGCCCCCTGGTGGTAGCTCTGGAACATCACCACTGGATTGAAACCCTGCCCCATTCCCAGATCCTCGAGCAGATGCGTCAGCACGATGTATTGCTGTTGCCTTCGCTGTTTGAGGGCTATGCCCTTGTGATTACTGAGGCGCTCTCCCAGGGGCTGCCCGTGATCACGACGCCCAACTCCGGTGGTATGAGTTCCGTGCGTGACGGCGTGGAAGGGTTCATCGTGCCAATTCGCGACAGTCTGGCCATCGCTGAGCGCCTCCAGCTGCTGATTGATGACCGAGATCATCTTGCTGCGATGCGATTGGCCTGCTTGAAACGGGCTGCTGATTTGAGCTGGAGTTGCTACCACGCAAAGCTCATCGATTCACTAACCCAAATACTTGATCCCACTTGA